Part of the Limihaloglobus sulfuriphilus genome is shown below.
AATACAGTCTGGCCCAGTCCCTGCCAGTCGCCGCATGCAACCAGAGCCTTTGCCAGTATAATTTCCCTGTCCGAGAGGATTCGGGAATAGTAATCAAAATTGCTCGAATCGCCAAACTGCGAGTCCAGCGACTGGAGATTTAGCTCTATCGCATCCTGTATAGTTAAGACGGTGTTGTCCTGCCGGCGGCATCTGTTCAGCAAACCGGCTAAGGCTTCAGCTGCGGCCGGGTCACCGATATATTCCAGTGCCAGGGCAACTGCCCTTATGTGTGAAAAGTCTGATTCGGCATCTAACTGGTCAGCTTTATTGGCAATTACACCCGTAACACTGTTGTTACCGGGGACACCGAGGCTGATGATTTTGCGGTCCATATCGCTCATCTTGGAAGTGGGGCGGGGGTGGCCCGTATCCCAGGGGTTTGCAGAGACGTAGTCTGCCAGAGTGGAGAGGCCGTAATCATCTCCAAATACAGCCAATGTCTGGGCGTAAGCAAGTTTAGCATTGCCGGTGGAATTATCGTAAGCTGTCTTCAGCATTGGCCATGCCGTTTCGGGGTGTGCCAGTATTATAGCGGTTTCCTCGTGGCTGTCGGGGAAAGTCAGGGGCATATTGTCAACCGCTGTCTGTACCTGTGCTGCCGAAAGCGGATAGGGGTCAGTGTGTGCTGCGGTTTGGGCGGTTATGATTCCCTTCTGTACCAGTTTGGCCTGGAGCTGCTCAACATCAATTTGTCGCGGGGTAATGTTCTCTCCGGCGGCCATTGCCGCGGCTATTCCTGCCGCGTAACCCTGGTTCTGGATGTCCGGCTGCATACGAACAATCGGCAGCGCATCATGCAGGACGCTTATGCCGATACCCGCGACCAGAATTCCTTCAACGTTCTGGGGCAGCATACATCTGTAGGGTACATAAGAGTATGTGTGAGGGGGATTGCCGCAGAGATAAAAGAAGGACGAAATATTGTATCCGTGGTTGTCGTAATCCGTGTATGTTTTTGCAATCGTATCGGGATATGTCCTGCCCATGAGCTGATCCATCACCGACATTGTAAACTCTCCGGCGATTCTCCGCCGCTCTCTGGCATCTACCAGCTGTCCCATATCAAAGGGGTTCTCATCGATGTACCTGTCTTTTGCGTAAACAAAGAGCTGTGTAGTGTCGGCTGGGTCGGCAACATCTGTAACCGTAAAATCAGAGTTTCTGTAATTCACTCCCAGATGAACGGGTGGCAGTCCGGTGCCCTGCATGGAAGCATCGTCTGTGTCGGTGTACATGACGGGAGCACCGGCAGCGATCGCGATATCGCCGTTTCCTGTGCCGTCTATAACCGTCTTACAGAGTACAATGCCTCTGCCCAGCGGAGTGGCAGCGACGATGCCTTTAATCTGGGGGCCGTCAATGACCGCTCCGCAGCCGATCGCCCCGAACCATATATCGCCGCCGGCCTGTCGGATCTCGTTTCGCAGCCATTGTTTCTTTTCTTCAACGTCCCAGCCGCCGCCGGAGGGTGTGATCAGAGCGGCGTCAATCTCGGCTGTGTATCCTACCTTGTTGCCGTACCAGTACTTGGAAATGTGGCCTTCTGTGCCGACGCCGCCAAGCCCGTGGAGGTACTCTATAAGAAGCGTATCTGCTCCTTCACGTGCCGCGGCTATTGCCGCCGGGGCTCCGCCGGTTCCTCCGCCGACAACAACCACATCGTATTCTGCTAAGACCGGCAGGGCTTTGGCCGCAGCCGGAATTGTTTCATAGATTCTCTGTTTTGTCGGCCGGTGTCCGAGGAGGCGCTCGTAAACTTCGCCATTTTCGGCGTTTGTGTCGATGTCTCCCGGTAGGTTTACTCCCAGCATCTGGGGCCTTGCAAGTGCATCAGCTGCCGCGGCGGCTCCGATACGTGTTCCCAGCTGCATATACTCCAGCGGATTGAGCATCTGCTCTGCCGCGGTGCGGTCTATGGCAGCGCATGCCCCGAGGAGGTATAAATGGCTGATTCCGGCGGGCCTGAATACATCAAGGTCAATCGCCGCTGCGCCGGGCCACTCGCCGCTTACATAGGAATTGGCTGTTACCGCGTCGGGCGGAATATTAAAGAGAATATCCGAAGATCCTTTCTGCCACTGTGTCCAGGTAAGGTCAAGGGCTTGCTGTTCGGCGAGGGCGTAAGACGGGTACGAGTTGTCAGCCATG
Proteins encoded:
- a CDS encoding FAD-dependent oxidoreductase — encoded protein: MPSLTQSKLLLICAFFSGFSPLFGVNINESARDIPVSFDVDVAVIGGSSAGVAAAIEAANAGASVLLTSEQPYPGWDVAGSYRLWLEDGQIPSSPLAQAIFAEPEIPTQLAEFSYTSDIASVYPHEDTDPPGRLKDGIWFSSASQSVQYNGSVNITADLGTVQSFFKLHTRVYQGSTYKVQDVTVYASTDNDNWNQIAFINNDWLNEGDYTNEALNLSVDVNGSARYLKFYIRKTSSVSRILVGEIQIEQNATLFNDSDFIGGPDFDCTDAITPYNYGTDVGYYRPKRTVNGEGLDAAGLLHDRSDQYNSAMVNPGSSVPSENGNPAGTAGSAWFMWNFNDLYSLTDIWVWNYCGPYRDRGLKNITIDYFNTSGWHRLGSYTLNQGATDGPMAHTDIITAGIDASRILITADETDGNYGGSYYGLSEIRFFAQAGSETEAVRLPPTAFQVKRVLEHAMLDAGVEFMFGTYPTDVLYDSAGEPAGVVVANRSGRQAVKAKTIIDATQLAAVTRMTAAEFDDFPAGMQNFSQIVIADQNTSDAGTQGTLKDGKVLSDRNFFSAVKYSVSVNMADNSYPSYALAEQQALDLTWTQWQKGSSDILFNIPPDAVTANSYVSGEWPGAAAIDLDVFRPAGISHLYLLGACAAIDRTAAEQMLNPLEYMQLGTRIGAAAAADALARPQMLGVNLPGDIDTNAENGEVYERLLGHRPTKQRIYETIPAAAKALPVLAEYDVVVVGGGTGGAPAAIAAAREGADTLLIEYLHGLGGVGTEGHISKYWYGNKVGYTAEIDAALITPSGGGWDVEEKKQWLRNEIRQAGGDIWFGAIGCGAVIDGPQIKGIVAATPLGRGIVLCKTVIDGTGNGDIAIAAGAPVMYTDTDDASMQGTGLPPVHLGVNYRNSDFTVTDVADPADTTQLFVYAKDRYIDENPFDMGQLVDARERRRIAGEFTMSVMDQLMGRTYPDTIAKTYTDYDNHGYNISSFFYLCGNPPHTYSYVPYRCMLPQNVEGILVAGIGISVLHDALPIVRMQPDIQNQGYAAGIAAAMAAGENITPRQIDVEQLQAKLVQKGIITAQTAAHTDPYPLSAAQVQTAVDNMPLTFPDSHEETAIILAHPETAWPMLKTAYDNSTGNAKLAYAQTLAVFGDDYGLSTLADYVSANPWDTGHPRPTSKMSDMDRKIISLGVPGNNSVTGVIANKADQLDAESDFSHIRAVALALEYIGDPAAAEALAGLLNRCRRQDNTVLTIQDAIELNLQSLDSQFGDSSNFDYYSRILSDREIILAKALVACGDWQGLGQTVLQAYSNDLRGVFYQDVHDETDVSGDISGDEAVDIRDLFFIADYWLSGFTHIPEDFDKDGFVNFHDLTSLSRYWN